The nucleotide sequence TATGTCAAAACTTTCAACATGGACGAGTATGTGGGTACGCTTCACCTTTACAATACTTCTCTATCTCACCTATTTCTACACCATACAGTATCAACATTCTCACAGCATGAGAAGCCATACAAAACTGTGATCCCTGTTTTTTATATCATGTAGGTATTCCTAGGAATCACCCAGAGAGCTACCATTCCTTCATGTGGAATAATCTCTTCAAGCACATTGACATCAAATCGGAGAACACCCATATTCTGGATGGCAACGCTGCCAACCTTGTAGAGGAGTGTGATTCCTTTGAGGAGAAGATCAAAGCAGCTGGAGGAATCGACCTCTTTGTTGGAGGTAGGTAGGGAGGACAATGATAGGATGGAATTTAGTATATTGATTCTATTTAATCTACTACATTCTAAAGCTGCTTTGGCAATTGACCTCTTTGTTGGAGGTAGGTAGGATAACAGTGATGATGTCAAATGACACAATAGCAACTGCTCAATCAAACAGGCAGACACACCCATGCTAGATTTAAATTAGAAGTGTATAGTCTTGTTCTAACAGattgttattgttgttgcattgttgcatcataaaatatgtttttgtattgTGTGGTACATACTTTTTCAAAGACATAGTTGAAGAAGCTAAGAAACACCACAAGCACAAACCAGTTCAggaaacaacacatagaaaaaATAAATACCAAAATCCAACAAATGTAACCCACCCTGTCTGTCAGGTATTGGACCGGATGGCCACATTGCCTTCAACGAGCCAGGCTCTAGTCTATTGTCCAGGACCAGAGTGAAGACCCTGGCTCAGGACACCATCCTGGCCAACGCACGCTTCTTTGACGGAGATCTGTCTAAAGTACCCACCATGGCTCTGACTGTGGGAGTGGCCACTGTCATGGATGCCAGAGAGGTTAGAGATGATTTCAAGATGTCTGTCTCTGCCTTATGTTTCTGGTCTGTCTTCTCTTGTAACTTATTTTGCATGGACAACTGGTCCCATTACAACTCCTATACTTATTAAATTATTATATAATGAGGCTGTAACACATAGCCTTATGATGTCCCCCAAATCCTTTTACTGCTGCTTTATTGTAACAATGTAATACCAGTCTATAGCAATGTAATGACAGTCTATAACCATCTAATAACAGTTTATAGGATGATAATAACACATTATCTCCTTAATGTCTCCAGGTCATGATTCTCATCACGGGAGTACACAAAGCTTTTGCCCTGTACAAGGCCATAGAGGAAGGGGTGAACCACATGTGGACGGTGTCAGCCTTTCAGCAGCACCCtcagactgtgtttgtgtgtgacgaGGATGCTACCCTGGAACTGAGGGTTAAAACGGTCAAGTACTTCCGAGGTGAGGGTCTACTTACTTACTAAAGGACTTGGTCCTCACAGTTCATTTTCTTCTTATGCTGCTTGTATGGCTTATCAACTAGTGCTTCATCAGTTTCCAAATTCATTGTGTTTTGTTTTATTATTGGCCTGGGAGGGATACATTATTTTCTTCAATTAAAACATAATTGTGAATAAAGTGGAAATCTGACTCACTTGAACTATTGTTATTTCTCCTACAGGGATGATGCATGTGCACAACAAGTTGGTGGATCCACTGCCTCCCAAGTAAGATGAGGGAGTTACAAATACATCTGGAAACCTGCAATAACCAAGAGAAATGATGCCGTACTCTCCTGGATATGACAGCCGCCAAGGGTGGATAATCAATTGTGTGTGTTGTACTGTGGTTTACCTCAAGTTACATTTTATGTAACATAATAGTAAACCTACTTGTAGTGGGCTACATTGAGTACATTGATTATGTAATACATTTATCTTAGATAGAACATAAGCCAGCGTGATGTGACATCACTGACAATTCAGGTTTCTTAGCTTCATTGTTAAATTTTATACAAACTTGACTTTGAATGTATTTCAATGAGAGTTATTTGAATAAAATAACTTTGAGAATGATTCTGTATTTGTTACATATTCGTTTCATTGAAGTTTAGTAGTGCTTTGATGATTCGGCAAGTCGTGAGATTGTAGCTATCTACGATTATCCTGACAGTTCCACTGGGTCACATGACAGTGCAAGGGGAGGAACAACACACCCGACTTGTGAGGAAGAGGAGATGGCGGAGCTGTGCTAGTTTCGAGTGTTAGCGTACAGTATCAATATTATATACGGCTCACAGTTTGTCAAACAAGTGATCATTTTCAAACACTCAACTTCCATCCAGGATGGCCGAGCAAATCAGCAATGTTAGATATCAGGAGGtacgtttattttttaatttttatgacAACCCAATAAAATTAGCTaacggctagctagctaaactagcCAGGAATGGAAAACGAAACGGCGACTGTTATGACTTCGGCCCAGTTTAGCAAACGTTATAGCTCATTATGTCTTGAAAATGTAGCTTGACAGTTTGGGTAACAAGTTAGCTTGCTACCTCCTTTGTGGTGGTTAAGTGTAGTTAACtagctacatttaaaaaaaaaaacgggcCACAGGCCCATTTGTTATATGTCACACCCTCATAGGCCATTGCAAGGCTAATCCGTGGAATATGTTGTTGTTGCAGTGAACATAATCTAAATACTGGTAGGTAtttagctaactagttagctagctaccacaATCATAGTGATATTGAAATGTATCAAGAGTGGGATTAAAAAGTGGGATTAAAAATGATTTAACAGTCAATGTTGGTCagtaatctacacaaaatactctgtcaaagtggaagaaattcgaacattttataaaaaataaaacgcATCTTGATTTAgagagtcaatacatgttagaattacctttggcagtgattacaggtgttagtctttctgggtaaatctataagagttttgcacacctggattgtacaatatttgaacACTAGTATtaaaaaaaattattcaagctgtAACAAGTTGGTCATAGATCATTTCTTGGCGGCCATTTTCAAggcttgccatagattttcaagacgatttaagtcaactgtaactaggccactcgggaAGATTCAATGTCATCAtcgtaagcaactccagtgtatattcggccttgtgttttcggttattgtcttgctgaaaggtgaatttgtctcccagtgtctgtcggaaagcagattgaaccagaTTTTCCTGGAGGATTTTTGTCTGTCCTTAgttctattctgtttatttttttagcgttaactccctagtccttgccgatgacaaggcTAACCATAACATGttgcagccaccaccatacttgaaaatatgaaagtggtactcagtaatgtgttgttggattttccccaaacataacgatttgtattcaggacataaagttcattACTTTGCCATTTTTCTTTTTGCCATTTGCCTACTttcgtgccttattgcaaacaggatgcatgtttttgatttttttttcttttttcttctgtacaggcttccttctttttgcTCTGTCATTTAAGTTGGTATTGTTGAGTAACAACAATGTCGATCAAAAcccagttttctcctatcacagccattaaactctgtaaccatgatccttcctctccggtaactgagttaggaaggacgcctgtatctttgtagtgactgggtgtattgatacaccatccaaagtgtaattagtaacttcaccatgctcaaagggatattcaatatctgcatattttttttaaattattgtttacccatctaccagtaggtgccctttgtgaggcattggaaaatctccctggtctttgtggttgaatctgtgtttgaaattcaatgctcgactgagggaccttacaattatctgtatgtgtggggtacagagatagaGGTAGTTATTCACAAATCgtgttaaacaccattattgcacacagtgaggaCATGCAACTTATTATCTGACTTGTTAAGCCAATGTTGTTattatttaggcttgctataacaaagggtttgaatacttattgactgaagacattaaCGTTTTTAATTTTGAATTCATTTGGAagaacaaaattccactttgacatcaaagggtattgtgtgtaggccagtgacacaaaatctcaatttaatccattcaGAATGCAGTctgtaacaacaacaaaatgtggaaaacgtcaatggctgtgaatactttctgaaagcactctATCTATATTTAGCTTTCCTAATGAACCAGATAAATCTGTAGTTATTActggttgtttatcaaagttagctggctaactcattgatcttTCTTCGTAGGATACCCCTCGGGTATCAAAGGTTCCTGTCATGTCACTGATGGGGTGTTGCCAGTTAATTTGTCTCACTAGGAAATAGATGAATGATTACAtaaaatcaaatttgattggtcacatgcagatgttattgcgggtgtagcgaaatgcttgtgtttctagctctgacagtgcagtagtatctaacaatttcacaacatatatccaatacacacaaatctaaggaatggaattaagaatatataaatatatggacgagcaatgtcagagcggcatagacgaagatacagtatatacagttgaagtcggaagtttacatacaccttagccaaatacatttaaactcagtttttcacaattcttgacatttaatcctagtaaaaattaggtcagttaggatcaccactttattttaagaagttgaaatgtcaaaataatagtagagaataatttatttcatcttttatttctttcaccacattcccagtgggtcagaagtttacatacactcaattagtatttggtagcattgccttaaattgtttaacttgggtcaaatgttttgggtagccttccataagcttcccacaataagttgggtgaattttggcccattcctcctgacagagcaggtgtaacggagtcaggtttgtagttctccttgcacgcacacgctttttcagttctgcccacaaattttctataggattgaggtcagggctttgtgatggccactccaataccttgactttattgtccttaagccattatgccacaactttggaagtatgattggggtcattgtccatttggaagacacatttgtgaccaagctttaacttcctgactgatgtcttgagatgttgcttcaatatatccacataattttctttcctcgtgatgccatctattttgtgcaccagtccctcctacagcaaagcaccccacaacatgatgctgccacccccgtgcttcacggttgggatggtgttcttcggcttgcagcctcccccttttcttccaaacataacaatggtcattatggccaaacagttctatttttgtttcatcagaccagaggacatttctccaaaaagtacgatctttgtccccatgtgcagttgcaatccgtagtctggcttttttatggaggttttggagcagttgcttcttccttgctgagcggcctttcaggttatgttgattataggactcgttttactgtggatatagatacttttgtacctgtttcctccagcatcttcacaaggtcctttgctgctgtaatgggattgatttgcacaattcgcaccaaagtactgtcatctctaggagacagaacgcatctccttcctgagcggtatgatgtctgcgtggtcccatggtgtttatacttgcgtactattgtttgtaaaaatgaacgtggtaccttcaggcatttggaaattgctcctaaggattaACCAGACTTTCtttctgtggtcttggctgatttcttgttattttcccatgatgtcaagcaaagaggcactgagtttgaaggtaggccttgaaaaatatccacaggtacacctctcaaattatgtcaattggcctatcagaagcttctaaagccatgacataattttctgtaattttccaagctgtttaaaggcccagtcaacttagtgtatgtaaacttctgacccactggaattgtgatacagtgaattataagtgaaatcatctgtctgtaaacaattgttggaaaaattacttgtcatgcacaaagtagatgttctaaccgacttgccaaaactatagtttgttgacaagaaatttgtggagtggttgaaaaacgagttttaatgactccagcctaagtgtatgtaaacttccaacttcaactgtacatatgagatgagtaatgc is from Salvelinus namaycush isolate Seneca chromosome 17, SaNama_1.0, whole genome shotgun sequence and encodes:
- the LOC120062085 gene encoding glucosamine-6-phosphate isomerase 1 — protein: MKLIILNDYDQVGEWAAKYIRNKIINFNPGPDRFFILGLPTGGTPLGCYKKLIEFYKKGEISFKYVKTFNMDEYVGIPRNHPESYHSFMWNNLFKHIDIKSENTHILDGNAANLVEECDSFEEKIKAAGGIDLFVGGIGPDGHIAFNEPGSSLLSRTRVKTLAQDTILANARFFDGDLSKVPTMALTVGVATVMDAREVMILITGVHKAFALYKAIEEGVNHMWTVSAFQQHPQTVFVCDEDATLELRVKTVKYFRGMMHVHNKLVDPLPPK